In Microbacterium lushaniae, the following are encoded in one genomic region:
- a CDS encoding helix-turn-helix transcriptional regulator has protein sequence MKRAERLHALSEMLRRSGSRGCSAERLAREFGVSVRTVKRDLAALDDSGVPVWSRPGPGGGYGLAAGASLPPVSLSPAQAVALMAAVSAAPDAPYADLAAAGIHKILDVLDPRTRTRADELAGRIWVNATPSSSSRAIRSALEEAMAEQRVVRIRYTSRDGTTTTRDVEPVLFASTSGRWYLVGWCRLRDAMRWFTVSRIERAGVTKTACSGHTVQEVGEPPANARPVHGRGE, from the coding sequence GTGAAGCGAGCAGAACGCCTCCACGCCCTGTCCGAGATGCTGCGCCGGAGCGGATCACGGGGATGCTCCGCCGAGCGGCTGGCGAGGGAGTTCGGCGTGTCCGTGCGCACGGTCAAGAGAGACCTCGCTGCGCTGGACGACAGCGGCGTGCCCGTGTGGTCGCGCCCGGGCCCGGGCGGCGGCTACGGATTGGCCGCGGGCGCGTCACTGCCGCCTGTCAGCCTGTCCCCGGCGCAGGCCGTGGCGCTCATGGCGGCCGTGTCCGCTGCACCCGATGCCCCCTACGCCGATCTGGCAGCAGCCGGGATCCACAAGATCCTCGACGTCCTCGATCCCAGAACCCGGACAAGAGCCGACGAGCTGGCCGGACGCATCTGGGTCAACGCGACTCCCTCCTCCTCGTCGCGCGCCATCAGGTCGGCGCTGGAGGAGGCGATGGCCGAGCAGCGCGTCGTCCGCATCCGCTACACATCCAGAGACGGGACCACGACCACCCGCGACGTCGAACCCGTGCTGTTCGCCTCCACGAGCGGCCGGTGGTATCTGGTGGGGTGGTGCCGGCTGCGCGACGCGATGCGATGGTTCACCGTGTCGCGCATCGAGCGAGCCGGCGTCACCAAGACGGCGTGCAGCGGCCATACCGTCCAGGAGGTCGGAGAACCCCCGGCGAACGCCAGACCGGTGCACGGCCGGGGCGAGTGA
- a CDS encoding heavy metal translocating P-type ATPase — translation MSRHDHHLPADDAIAEVESPPGHEGHAGPAGHAEHGGQAHHAGHADHGGHAGHADHVGRFRRLFWIMLALAVPVVGFSGMFAMLWGYPLPEAPWVGWISPVLGTVMYVWGGAPFLTGAVAELRARRPGMMLLIGLAITVAFVASWGASLGLLHHELDFWWELALLIVIMLLGHWIEMRSLAQTTSALDSLAALLPDEADRVEGDGVVTVAPAELRVGDVVVVRPGGRVPADGRVVQGSASMDESMITGESRPVLRGRGATVVAGTVATDSGLRIEVTAVGEDTALAGIRRLVTEAQNSSSRAQRLADRAAGWLFWFALAAAAITATVWTVIGLPDQAVVRTITVLVIACPHALGLAIPLVVSIATERAARAGVLVKDRLALESMRTVDTVVFDKTGTLTRGTPAVTAAAPVEGMDEDRLLALAASAESDSEHPLARAIVAAARAKNLSLPASRGFESSPAVGVRADVDGRVVQVGGPYLLEQADARELPIAQRWREDGGIILHVLVDGRVAGALRLADEIRPESRQAVATLHARGVGVVMITGDAEAVAASVAADLGIRRFFAGVRPEDKASKVKQLQDEGHAVAMIGDGVNDAPALAQADVGIAIGAGTDVAIASAGVILASDDPRSVLSVIELSRAGYRKMTQNLWWAAGYNLISVPLAAGILAPIGFVLPMSVGAILMSLSTIVVALNAQLLRRLDLRPDAQSAPDPGSDAVY, via the coding sequence ATGAGCCGGCACGACCACCACCTGCCCGCCGATGACGCCATCGCCGAGGTGGAATCCCCGCCCGGCCACGAGGGACATGCGGGGCCGGCGGGGCACGCTGAGCACGGCGGCCAGGCCCATCACGCGGGCCATGCCGATCACGGGGGCCATGCCGGCCACGCCGATCACGTCGGACGATTCCGCCGGCTGTTCTGGATCATGCTCGCCCTCGCGGTGCCGGTCGTGGGCTTCTCGGGCATGTTCGCGATGCTGTGGGGGTATCCCCTCCCGGAGGCTCCGTGGGTGGGCTGGATCTCTCCGGTCCTGGGAACGGTCATGTACGTGTGGGGTGGCGCGCCCTTCCTGACCGGCGCCGTCGCGGAACTGCGTGCGCGCAGGCCCGGCATGATGCTCCTGATCGGGCTGGCGATCACGGTCGCCTTCGTCGCGTCCTGGGGTGCGAGCCTGGGACTGCTGCACCACGAGCTCGACTTCTGGTGGGAGTTGGCGCTGCTGATCGTCATCATGCTGCTGGGGCACTGGATCGAGATGCGCTCCCTCGCCCAGACGACGTCCGCGTTGGATTCCCTGGCCGCGCTGCTCCCCGACGAGGCCGACCGGGTCGAGGGCGACGGGGTCGTCACCGTCGCCCCGGCTGAGCTGCGCGTCGGCGACGTGGTCGTGGTCCGCCCCGGCGGGCGCGTGCCGGCCGACGGTCGTGTCGTGCAGGGGTCGGCGAGCATGGACGAGTCGATGATCACCGGCGAGTCCCGGCCTGTGCTCCGTGGTCGGGGAGCCACCGTCGTCGCCGGCACCGTGGCCACCGACTCCGGCTTGCGCATCGAAGTGACCGCGGTCGGGGAGGACACCGCGCTGGCGGGTATCCGGCGGCTGGTGACCGAGGCGCAGAACTCCTCCTCCCGCGCGCAGCGGCTCGCCGATCGCGCCGCCGGATGGCTCTTCTGGTTCGCCCTGGCCGCCGCCGCGATCACGGCCACGGTGTGGACCGTGATCGGTCTGCCCGATCAGGCGGTCGTCCGCACGATCACGGTCCTGGTGATCGCCTGCCCGCATGCGCTCGGCCTGGCGATCCCGCTGGTGGTGTCCATCGCCACCGAGCGCGCCGCCCGCGCGGGCGTGCTGGTGAAGGACCGGCTCGCCCTGGAGAGCATGCGCACCGTGGACACCGTCGTGTTCGACAAGACCGGAACCCTCACCAGGGGAACTCCCGCCGTGACGGCCGCAGCACCGGTGGAGGGGATGGATGAGGACCGCCTTCTCGCCCTGGCCGCGTCGGCCGAGTCGGACTCGGAGCATCCGCTGGCGCGCGCCATCGTGGCCGCCGCCCGCGCGAAGAACCTGTCACTCCCCGCCTCCCGGGGCTTCGAGTCCTCTCCCGCGGTGGGGGTGCGAGCCGACGTGGACGGCCGGGTGGTGCAGGTCGGCGGCCCGTACCTGCTCGAGCAGGCCGACGCCCGGGAACTGCCCATCGCGCAGCGGTGGCGGGAGGACGGCGGGATCATCCTGCACGTGCTCGTCGACGGGCGGGTCGCCGGAGCACTGCGCCTGGCGGATGAGATCCGCCCCGAGTCCCGGCAGGCCGTCGCGACCCTCCATGCCCGCGGCGTCGGGGTCGTGATGATCACCGGCGATGCCGAAGCGGTCGCCGCATCCGTCGCCGCAGACCTCGGCATCCGGCGATTCTTCGCCGGCGTACGCCCGGAGGACAAGGCGTCGAAGGTGAAGCAGCTGCAGGACGAGGGGCACGCGGTCGCCATGATCGGCGACGGCGTCAACGATGCACCCGCACTCGCACAGGCCGACGTGGGCATCGCCATCGGCGCGGGGACCGACGTCGCCATCGCCTCCGCCGGCGTCATCCTCGCCAGCGACGACCCGCGCTCGGTGCTGTCGGTCATCGAGCTCTCGCGCGCCGGCTACCGGAAGATGACGCAGAACCTGTGGTGGGCCGCCGGCTACAACCTCATCTCGGTGCCGCTGGCCGCCGGCATCCTCGCCCCGATCGGGTTCGTGCTGCCGATGTCGGTGGGAGCCATCCTGATGTCGCTGTCGACGATCGTGGTGGCCCTGAACGCCCAGCTGCTGCGGCGGCTGGACCTGCGTCCCGACGCGCAGTCCGCCCCGGATCCGGGATCGGACGCCGTGTACTGA
- a CDS encoding heavy metal translocating P-type ATPase, giving the protein MSAVDVELDITGMTCASCATRIERKLNKLPGVEATVNYATEKARVRAADVDPATLIAAVESAGYHAALPAPPQSESADDRDPADANLVSLRQRLLISTALAVPVALLSMVPALQFTSWQWLALTLTAPVAVWGAWPFHRAAAVNARHGAATMDTLISVGVIAAFGWSLYALFFGGAGMPGMTMTFRLFGTPTGGGEELYLEVAALVTVFILAGRYAEARARKSSSEALRALLELGAKDAVKIVAGAEQRVPVAQLVVGDVVLVRPGEKIPSDGLVIDGSSAIDAGMLTGESTPVEVAVGSRVVGGTVNVGGRLTVEITRVGADTELARMRRLMEEAQTGKAEVQRLADRVSAVFVPVVIVLAIAAFAGWLIAGASLEVAFTAAVATLIIACPCALGLATPTALLVGTGRGSQLGILIRGPQVLEQTRKVDTIVLDKTGTVTTGTMAVTAVHPAAGVTRGELLAAAAAVESGSEHPVARAIVDEAVAETVAVAPAETFDSHAGSGVQGIVAGSLVVAGRPSWVQDQWGIHATPQLQRDADALAAEGATVVAVARDGEHLGIIAVADTVKPTSAEAVARFRALGMTPVLLTGDNEGAARHIAAQVGIDHVHAAVTPAGKLEVVRRLQEDGHVVAMAGDGVNDAAALAAADLGLAMGGGTDAAIAASDITVVSGDLLVVADAIRLARRTLGTIKGNLFWAFAYNVAAIPVAMAGLLNPLVAAAAMALSSVFVVTNSLRLRGFRPLPAGASAVAADRPRIAAPA; this is encoded by the coding sequence GTGAGCGCGGTGGATGTCGAACTCGACATCACCGGGATGACCTGCGCGTCGTGCGCGACGCGGATCGAGCGCAAGCTCAACAAGCTGCCGGGCGTGGAGGCGACGGTCAACTACGCCACCGAGAAGGCGCGCGTCCGCGCGGCCGATGTCGATCCCGCCACCCTCATCGCGGCGGTCGAATCCGCCGGCTATCACGCCGCCCTTCCTGCGCCCCCTCAGTCCGAGAGCGCCGACGACCGCGATCCGGCGGACGCGAATCTGGTGTCGCTGCGCCAGCGCCTGCTGATCAGCACGGCACTGGCGGTGCCGGTCGCACTCCTGTCGATGGTGCCCGCCCTGCAGTTCACCTCCTGGCAGTGGCTGGCCCTGACCCTCACCGCACCGGTGGCGGTGTGGGGCGCGTGGCCGTTCCACCGGGCGGCGGCGGTCAACGCCCGCCACGGCGCTGCGACCATGGACACCCTGATCAGCGTCGGCGTCATCGCCGCGTTCGGATGGTCGCTGTACGCCCTGTTCTTCGGCGGCGCCGGGATGCCGGGCATGACGATGACCTTCCGCCTCTTCGGCACCCCCACCGGTGGCGGTGAGGAGCTGTACCTCGAGGTCGCGGCGTTGGTGACGGTGTTCATCCTCGCGGGCCGGTACGCCGAGGCCCGCGCCCGCAAGTCGTCGTCCGAGGCCCTGCGGGCGCTGCTGGAACTGGGCGCGAAAGACGCCGTGAAGATCGTCGCCGGCGCGGAGCAGCGCGTTCCGGTCGCGCAGCTCGTGGTGGGAGATGTCGTTCTCGTGCGCCCGGGGGAGAAGATCCCCTCCGACGGGCTCGTGATCGACGGATCCTCCGCGATCGATGCCGGCATGCTCACGGGGGAGTCCACCCCGGTCGAGGTGGCGGTCGGATCGCGTGTGGTCGGCGGCACGGTCAACGTCGGCGGCCGGCTGACGGTGGAGATCACGCGCGTGGGCGCGGACACGGAGCTCGCGCGGATGCGGCGCCTCATGGAAGAAGCGCAGACCGGCAAGGCCGAGGTCCAGCGTCTGGCCGACCGCGTGTCCGCGGTCTTCGTGCCGGTCGTGATCGTCCTGGCGATCGCCGCCTTCGCCGGCTGGCTGATCGCCGGCGCTTCGCTGGAGGTGGCTTTCACCGCGGCGGTGGCGACGCTCATCATCGCGTGTCCCTGCGCGCTGGGTCTGGCCACTCCCACGGCCCTGCTCGTGGGCACCGGCCGCGGCTCGCAGCTGGGCATCCTCATCCGGGGCCCGCAGGTGCTGGAGCAGACCCGCAAGGTCGACACGATCGTGCTGGACAAGACCGGCACGGTGACCACCGGCACCATGGCCGTCACCGCGGTGCACCCCGCAGCCGGCGTCACCCGCGGCGAGCTGCTCGCGGCGGCCGCCGCGGTGGAGTCGGGGTCGGAGCATCCGGTGGCCCGCGCCATCGTTGACGAGGCCGTCGCCGAGACCGTCGCCGTGGCCCCCGCCGAGACCTTCGACTCCCACGCCGGCTCGGGTGTGCAGGGCATCGTCGCGGGTTCGCTGGTCGTCGCCGGACGCCCGTCGTGGGTGCAGGATCAGTGGGGCATCCACGCGACCCCGCAGCTGCAGCGCGACGCGGACGCCCTGGCCGCCGAGGGTGCGACGGTCGTCGCCGTCGCCCGCGACGGCGAGCACCTGGGGATCATCGCCGTGGCCGATACGGTCAAGCCCACCAGCGCCGAGGCGGTCGCCCGCTTCCGCGCGCTCGGAATGACCCCCGTGCTCCTCACCGGTGACAACGAGGGCGCCGCCCGGCACATCGCGGCGCAGGTCGGCATCGACCACGTGCACGCCGCGGTCACCCCCGCCGGCAAGCTCGAGGTCGTCCGGCGCCTGCAGGAGGACGGACACGTCGTGGCGATGGCCGGCGACGGCGTCAACGACGCCGCAGCTCTCGCCGCCGCCGATCTGGGGCTGGCCATGGGCGGCGGCACGGATGCGGCGATCGCCGCGAGCGACATCACCGTGGTCTCCGGCGACCTGCTCGTCGTGGCCGACGCGATCCGACTGGCCCGCCGCACCCTCGGCACCATCAAGGGCAATCTCTTCTGGGCGTTCGCGTACAACGTCGCGGCGATCCCCGTGGCCATGGCGGGTCTTCTCAACCCGCTGGTCGCCGCGGCGGCGATGGCGTTGTCGTCCGTGTTCGTGGTGACGAACAGCCTGCGACTGCGCGGGTTCCGGCCCCTGCCCGCCGGCGCATCGGCAGTCGCTGCCGACCGGCCCCGCATTGCGGCCCCGGCCTGA
- a CDS encoding heavy-metal-associated domain-containing protein, with amino-acid sequence MNIGNRDDLGLKDSSGCACCSTAGAPAGADASATAVTSEVLVSGMTCSHCVMSVTEELTAIDGVEGVSVDLNAGGASRVSIRSAAPIDAAAVAAAVQEAGYTLAGSPS; translated from the coding sequence ATGAACATCGGAAACCGCGACGACCTGGGTCTGAAGGACTCTTCCGGCTGTGCGTGCTGCTCGACCGCTGGGGCGCCCGCCGGCGCGGATGCCTCGGCCACGGCGGTGACGTCCGAGGTGCTCGTGTCCGGCATGACCTGCTCGCACTGCGTCATGAGTGTCACGGAAGAACTGACCGCGATCGACGGCGTCGAGGGCGTGTCGGTGGACCTGAACGCCGGTGGCGCGTCTCGCGTCTCGATCCGCAGTGCTGCGCCGATCGACGCGGCAGCCGTGGCGGCGGCGGTCCAGGAGGCCGGCTACACCCTGGCCGGCAGCCCGTCGTGA
- a CDS encoding metal-sensitive transcriptional regulator gives MNGYVADKDVLLKRLRRAEGQVRGIARMVEEDKYCIDILTQVSAATKALEGVALSLLGDHLTHCVAEASAEGGPVAQEKIREANEAIARLVRS, from the coding sequence ATGAACGGTTACGTGGCGGACAAGGACGTGCTGCTCAAGCGGCTGCGTCGCGCGGAGGGCCAGGTGCGCGGCATTGCGCGGATGGTCGAGGAGGACAAGTACTGCATCGACATCCTCACGCAGGTCTCGGCCGCGACCAAGGCGCTGGAGGGCGTCGCGCTGTCGCTGCTGGGCGATCACCTCACGCACTGCGTCGCCGAGGCGAGCGCCGAGGGCGGCCCGGTGGCCCAGGAGAAGATCCGCGAGGCCAACGAGGCCATCGCGCGCCTGGTCCGCTCGTAA
- a CDS encoding universal stress protein has product MDAAESGQPIIVGVDGSESSVDALRHAARLASALAVPLEAVVVWSYPPLATAGAMQTWSPEQEAHATLDATITSAFGADPPAALGRRVIAGPTAPTLIRESAGAGMLVLGSRGHGGFVGLLLGSVSTACAQYASCPVLIVHSPQQAA; this is encoded by the coding sequence ATGGACGCAGCGGAGTCAGGGCAGCCCATCATCGTCGGGGTCGACGGGTCGGAGTCATCCGTTGACGCACTCCGTCACGCGGCGCGATTGGCCTCGGCGCTGGCCGTGCCGCTCGAGGCGGTCGTCGTGTGGTCCTACCCCCCACTGGCCACCGCCGGCGCCATGCAGACATGGTCGCCGGAGCAGGAGGCGCACGCGACCCTGGATGCCACGATCACGTCCGCCTTCGGCGCCGATCCGCCCGCCGCCCTGGGACGACGCGTGATCGCCGGACCCACCGCGCCGACCCTCATCCGCGAGAGCGCCGGTGCCGGCATGCTCGTCCTGGGCAGCCGGGGTCATGGCGGTTTCGTCGGGCTCCTGCTGGGCTCGGTGAGCACGGCATGCGCGCAGTACGCGTCGTGCCCGGTGCTCATCGTCCACTCGCCTCAGCAGGCAGCCTGA
- a CDS encoding LacI family DNA-binding transcriptional regulator — protein sequence MAARKATLRDVAAAAGVSTAAASFALRGKEGVSPETRARVLEVARELSYEVNLPARSLRTSRYGAIGLHLPEGASRATYYTEFAFGVVDAAEERGLSVILLPHLDAGQHPIAFVDGFIVVDATASDPGVRAMLADGRPVVSGEHVESAERAVTASVVSDHDAAMHRLLDHLAAQGAARIGVLLPPETTAWGRQVASAYAAWSASHGRDPVAVRIGFVPTVAEVEAAADAVLSDPVVDALVVVPSGSAAPALSAALRAGRVVGEDLLLAAYVDEPVHTLLSPAVTAFDLNAREFGGECLRLLVEALAGDAGGSGPVIRMTVPSLVVRESSTRRARP from the coding sequence ATGGCAGCGCGCAAGGCGACCCTCCGCGATGTGGCGGCGGCCGCCGGGGTCTCCACCGCTGCAGCATCGTTCGCGCTGCGGGGCAAAGAGGGCGTGTCTCCGGAGACCCGGGCGCGCGTGCTGGAGGTCGCGCGGGAGCTGAGCTACGAGGTCAATCTCCCCGCCCGGAGCCTGCGCACGTCCCGGTACGGCGCGATCGGTCTCCATCTGCCGGAGGGGGCCAGTCGCGCCACGTATTACACGGAGTTCGCGTTCGGGGTCGTGGATGCCGCGGAGGAGCGCGGGCTCTCGGTCATCCTTCTGCCGCACCTCGATGCGGGGCAGCATCCGATCGCCTTCGTGGACGGATTCATCGTCGTGGACGCCACCGCGTCGGATCCGGGGGTGCGCGCCATGCTCGCAGACGGTCGCCCGGTCGTCAGTGGGGAGCACGTCGAATCGGCGGAGCGGGCCGTCACGGCGAGCGTCGTGTCCGACCACGACGCGGCGATGCACCGCCTGCTCGATCATCTCGCCGCTCAGGGGGCGGCGCGTATCGGCGTGCTGCTGCCGCCGGAGACGACGGCGTGGGGTCGTCAGGTCGCGAGCGCGTATGCGGCGTGGTCGGCGTCGCACGGCAGGGATCCGGTGGCCGTGCGCATCGGATTCGTGCCGACCGTCGCGGAGGTGGAGGCGGCCGCCGATGCCGTGCTGTCAGACCCCGTCGTCGACGCCCTCGTGGTGGTGCCCAGCGGATCGGCCGCTCCGGCACTGTCAGCCGCGCTGCGCGCCGGACGCGTCGTCGGGGAGGACCTGCTGCTGGCGGCCTACGTGGACGAGCCCGTCCATACGCTGCTCTCGCCCGCCGTGACCGCTTTCGACCTGAACGCGCGCGAATTCGGTGGGGAGTGCCTGCGACTGCTCGTCGAGGCGCTGGCCGGCGACGCCGGCGGCTCGGGTCCGGTCATCCGTATGACGGTGCCGAGCCTCGTCGTCCGGGAGAGCTCGACGCGCCGCGCCCGACCCTGA